The following proteins come from a genomic window of Sebaldella sp. S0638:
- a CDS encoding HPr family phosphocarrier protein produces the protein MREINVEIKNEAGLHARPSSKFVELVSEYDSEIVVKTNGEEVNGRSIMGLMLLAAEKGRVLTITADGDDEEEVLEALRILIEEEKFNET, from the coding sequence ATGAGGGAAATAAATGTGGAGATAAAAAATGAAGCAGGTCTTCATGCGAGGCCGTCATCTAAATTTGTAGAACTGGTAAGTGAGTATGATTCGGAAATAGTAGTAAAAACTAACGGTGAGGAAGTTAATGGAAGAAGTATAATGGGACTTATGCTTCTGGCAGCTGAAAAAGGAAGAGTACTAACAATAACTGCAGACGGCGACGATGAGGAGGAAGTTTTGGAAGCTCTTAGAATTTTAATCGAAGAGGAGAAATTTAATGAAACTTAA
- a CDS encoding toxin-antitoxin system YwqK family antitoxin codes for MKLLVYFIISISLAASTEIDFFSIKIEKGSNRQRIYMSDGKMLDKEISIVNFPEELSVASKEGYNLSSLCDTENINMTKISKIDVEFKDGISTQNVKCYNRKNLLFYESEILEDNSLKASKYDINGILDQKKLYNENIIEFTSYYDNGQILKEGNFKNHKKEGTWKEYYKDGKLKSVTEFKKDRIINIVKY; via the coding sequence ATGAAATTATTGGTATATTTTATTATTTCTATTTCTTTGGCAGCTTCAACAGAAATAGATTTTTTCAGTATTAAGATTGAAAAGGGCAGTAACAGACAGAGAATCTACATGTCAGATGGAAAAATGCTGGATAAAGAAATCAGCATAGTAAATTTTCCCGAAGAATTAAGTGTAGCTTCAAAAGAGGGATATAATCTTTCCAGCTTATGCGACACAGAAAATATAAACATGACCAAAATATCAAAAATCGATGTGGAGTTCAAAGATGGTATTTCCACACAAAATGTAAAATGTTATAACAGAAAGAATCTTTTGTTTTATGAAAGTGAAATATTAGAGGATAACTCACTTAAAGCATCAAAATATGATATAAACGGAATTTTGGATCAAAAAAAGCTGTACAATGAGAATATTATTGAATTTACTTCATATTATGATAACGGACAGATATTAAAAGAAGGTAATTTCAAAAATCATAAAAAAGAGGGAACATGGAAAGAATATTATAAAGACGGCAAGCTAAAAAGTGTAACAGAGTTTAAAAAAGACAGAATAATAAATATTGTAAAATATTAA
- the ispH gene encoding 4-hydroxy-3-methylbut-2-enyl diphosphate reductase, whose protein sequence is MKLNIEIIRAEHMGFCFGVREAVDEVHRYVDMNKGQIYVLGMLVHNEFVIEKLLKKGVIFVAEEDVLNDNTPLKSGDIVIIRAHGTTQNVQKKLLEIGVKLIDMACIYVKSARDQVVIWEQRGYKSVFIGDKDHPEVKGITSYGIEPLIFGSLDELKNAELDINEKWVFLFQTTYNRFIFQEINEYIVNRFINYKVVKTICGATHQRQSAIEKLAQEVDAVFIIGSEQSSNTKKLYQISKKLNERSYLIENGEDIKEHMLDGVSRIGVSAGASTPEELIAIIEAKVRDIGG, encoded by the coding sequence ATGAAACTTAACATAGAGATTATCAGGGCAGAGCACATGGGATTCTGCTTTGGAGTGCGGGAAGCAGTGGATGAAGTACACAGATATGTGGACATGAACAAGGGACAGATATATGTTCTGGGCATGCTTGTGCATAATGAGTTTGTAATAGAGAAATTACTGAAAAAAGGTGTTATTTTTGTAGCTGAGGAAGATGTGCTTAATGATAATACTCCTTTGAAAAGCGGAGACATTGTAATAATCAGAGCTCACGGAACTACACAGAATGTACAGAAAAAGCTTTTGGAAATTGGTGTAAAGCTGATTGATATGGCATGTATTTATGTGAAAAGTGCAAGAGATCAGGTGGTAATATGGGAACAGAGAGGATACAAAAGTGTATTTATCGGAGATAAGGATCATCCTGAAGTAAAAGGAATAACCAGTTACGGTATAGAACCTCTGATTTTTGGAAGTTTGGATGAACTGAAAAATGCAGAGCTGGATATAAATGAAAAATGGGTGTTTTTATTTCAGACTACTTATAACAGGTTCATATTTCAGGAGATAAATGAATATATAGTAAACAGATTTATTAATTATAAAGTGGTAAAGACTATCTGCGGAGCGACTCATCAGAGACAGTCGGCAATAGAGAAACTGGCACAAGAAGTGGATGCGGTTTTCATTATAGGCAGCGAGCAGAGTTCAAACACAAAGAAACTTTATCAGATATCGAAGAAACTTAATGAGAGAAGTTATCTTATTGAGAACGGGGAAGATATTAAAGAACATATGCTGGACGGGGTAAGTAGAATAGGAGTGTCGGCGGGAGCCTCGACTCCGGAGGAATTGATTGCTATAATAGAAGCGAAGGTCAGGGATATCGGGGGATAG
- a CDS encoding DUF4240 domain-containing protein translates to MTKETYWKLMDLFREKSENDLNFFHVLGHETVSKLNQKERIEFYLYTGKYLESINECVWLDMACKAINGYVSDDTSLYFNLWLIAQGKEVLLSALKDPDSLSELEHIPFMGLPDLDKYINMELFDGEDEESFFDSEMLGELSADILEELSRETYGEGAQFESLASMGLLEEDYDFISYSGEYFDSDIPSPDEDDDEKVKLSKDQIKEIEKDIIFMDDSKYGDYDTFEDAMDDLENIIPKLLKRRKDLGLELDLF, encoded by the coding sequence ATGACAAAAGAAACATACTGGAAATTAATGGATCTTTTCAGGGAAAAAAGTGAAAATGACTTAAATTTCTTTCATGTACTGGGGCATGAGACTGTATCAAAACTAAATCAAAAAGAAAGAATAGAATTTTATCTTTATACCGGAAAATATCTGGAAAGTATCAATGAATGCGTGTGGCTGGATATGGCCTGCAAAGCAATAAACGGATACGTCAGTGATGACACTTCTCTTTATTTTAATTTATGGTTGATAGCTCAGGGAAAAGAGGTGCTGCTTTCTGCTCTGAAAGACCCTGATTCGCTGTCGGAACTCGAGCATATACCTTTTATGGGACTGCCCGATCTGGATAAATATATTAATATGGAACTTTTTGACGGGGAAGATGAAGAATCTTTTTTTGATTCCGAAATGCTGGGAGAATTGTCAGCAGATATTCTTGAAGAACTGAGCAGAGAGACTTACGGCGAAGGTGCCCAGTTTGAAAGTCTTGCATCTATGGGGCTGCTTGAAGAAGATTATGATTTTATTTCATACAGCGGGGAATACTTTGACTCCGATATTCCTTCGCCAGATGAAGATGATGATGAAAAGGTAAAGCTATCAAAGGATCAGATAAAAGAGATAGAGAAAGATATTATATTTATGGATGACTCTAAATATGGTGATTATGATACTTTTGAGGATGCAATGGATGATCTCGAAAATATAATTCCAAAGCTCCTGAAAAGAAGAAAAGATCTGGGGTTGGAACTGGATTTATTTTGA
- a CDS encoding S1 RNA-binding domain-containing protein, with amino-acid sequence MNEFETLLNEYLPEEKKKGELIEGIILRKEKDYSYLDVNDKLEGKIYSNEIENLNIGDVVEVKIIRNDGENIIVSKFLLDKEKEFASYETGDIVQGEIIEKIKGGYKVKLGKNTGFLPFSISNLRRDDEYKNKKFKFLIIDKDAKNLTLSRSDLVKKEEEDFYSTVQKGDVLEGKIKEILDFGLIVDLGKTTGFIHISEVDWSSVKDLKHIFKADDKVKAKIIELDKENKKIKMSIKQMKEDPWNIFIEKYKTGDVLEAEISEVMPFGIVVEHEHNRGFIHISEISWHPIEELSKCYSEGQKITARIIEIDEKGRNYKLSVKQLDENPWDKLAEKYKVGDVVEGVIEKILDFAVLPSVDDVLGFIHISEISWGTHTGVIEQFRLGDTVKAKIIELDKDAKIFKLSIKRLSSDPWETVKENYQKGQILERKIKEILDFALLVEIEENVEGMVHISEISYRRVNNLKDKFAVGEEIKFKILEFNEEKRRVSLSMKAILDDVWANINEKYSLNQEVSGKVINIQEYGIFAELEDGLEVFIHRNDFSWEREEHKDYKLGDIINFKILKIDEKEKKISGGIKQLTLSPWKEMENTYKVGNKVKVSVESEIENGYIVKLTDRFSALIPKKELPENTTLAVGDTVEAIIIEMHEKRKSVILSVKKVSEMEEEKELKELLEIYGVKKEEE; translated from the coding sequence ATGAATGAATTCGAGACACTGTTAAACGAGTATTTACCAGAAGAAAAAAAGAAAGGTGAACTCATAGAAGGAATAATCCTTAGAAAAGAAAAAGATTATTCTTACCTTGACGTTAACGACAAACTTGAAGGGAAAATCTATTCCAACGAAATCGAAAACCTCAATATTGGTGATGTCGTAGAAGTGAAAATTATCAGAAATGACGGCGAAAATATCATCGTTTCTAAATTTTTGCTCGATAAAGAAAAAGAATTTGCTTCATATGAAACAGGGGATATCGTTCAAGGTGAAATTATTGAGAAAATAAAAGGCGGCTATAAAGTAAAATTAGGAAAAAATACCGGGTTCCTCCCATTCTCAATCTCTAATTTAAGACGTGATGATGAATATAAAAATAAAAAGTTTAAGTTTCTTATAATAGATAAAGATGCTAAAAATCTCACACTGTCAAGAAGTGACCTAGTGAAAAAAGAAGAGGAAGATTTTTATTCAACTGTTCAAAAAGGTGACGTTTTGGAAGGTAAAATAAAGGAAATTCTGGATTTCGGACTAATAGTCGATTTAGGGAAAACTACTGGATTTATACATATTTCAGAAGTAGACTGGTCATCAGTAAAAGATCTGAAACATATATTTAAAGCAGATGATAAAGTAAAAGCAAAAATAATAGAACTTGATAAAGAAAATAAAAAAATAAAAATGAGTATAAAGCAGATGAAAGAAGATCCGTGGAATATATTCATCGAAAAGTATAAGACCGGTGACGTTCTCGAAGCTGAAATAAGTGAAGTTATGCCTTTCGGAATTGTAGTAGAACATGAACATAACAGAGGGTTTATACATATTTCCGAAATAAGCTGGCATCCTATAGAAGAGCTGTCAAAGTGTTATTCAGAAGGACAGAAGATAACAGCAAGAATAATAGAAATAGATGAAAAAGGAAGAAATTATAAATTAAGCGTAAAACAGCTTGATGAAAATCCTTGGGACAAACTTGCCGAAAAGTATAAGGTAGGAGATGTAGTAGAAGGCGTAATAGAAAAAATACTTGATTTCGCAGTGCTTCCAAGTGTGGATGATGTACTTGGTTTCATACATATTTCAGAAATATCATGGGGAACGCATACAGGTGTCATAGAACAATTCAGACTGGGTGATACTGTAAAGGCTAAAATTATAGAACTGGATAAAGATGCCAAGATATTTAAGCTGAGTATAAAGCGTTTAAGCAGTGACCCATGGGAAACAGTGAAAGAAAATTATCAAAAAGGACAAATTCTTGAAAGAAAAATAAAAGAAATTTTGGATTTTGCTCTTTTAGTTGAAATAGAAGAAAATGTAGAAGGAATGGTTCATATTTCTGAGATTTCATACAGAAGGGTAAATAACCTGAAAGATAAATTCGCAGTAGGGGAAGAAATAAAGTTCAAAATCCTTGAGTTTAATGAAGAGAAAAGAAGAGTATCATTAAGTATGAAAGCTATTTTAGACGATGTATGGGCAAATATAAATGAAAAATATTCTTTGAATCAGGAAGTAAGCGGAAAAGTAATAAATATTCAGGAATATGGAATATTTGCAGAGCTGGAAGACGGTTTGGAAGTATTTATACACCGTAATGATTTTTCATGGGAAAGAGAAGAACATAAAGATTATAAACTTGGAGATATAATTAACTTTAAAATTCTGAAAATTGATGAAAAAGAAAAGAAAATCAGCGGCGGAATAAAGCAGCTTACATTATCGCCATGGAAAGAAATGGAAAATACATATAAAGTAGGGAATAAAGTAAAAGTTTCGGTGGAAAGTGAGATAGAAAACGGATATATAGTGAAACTTACAGACAGATTCAGCGCTTTGATTCCTAAAAAGGAACTTCCTGAAAACACAACGCTTGCAGTAGGAGATACAGTAGAGGCAATTATTATTGAAATGCATGAAAAAAGAAAATCTGTTATCCTTTCTGTAAAGAAAGTTTCTGAAATGGAAGAAGAAAAAGAATTAAAAGAACTTCTTGAAATTTACGGAGTGAAAAAAGAGGAAGAATAA
- a CDS encoding ankyrin repeat domain-containing protein, whose amino-acid sequence MDTEQIFKMIIEYDNEQLAEVLDDTLDYTARDSKGDTFLHCAAREENPEAFELLLSKGKSKIDETDSSGSSVLSTACAWGSLRIVELILADYAFAFDINEGMKQGKRTPFTLLAYSRNNGAAQQMEEKEHLLMLMTALNAKTDSGMLNGRIEKWQEERKNDILEIKAAYYNAALEFVERIQPLNAVNRYALRKAYYQLAETEYYRGDLESAMDHLNFLFSIADMEDEKELFAVEYEELRVHVYKVYAERHEGWIPYYKEVLQTIVDNNIPLQDQSIYEDIINYNVNVSGKYTLPQNEAAVRQEDESFLDAFNRYRKIIGTDKGYELKEPATGEEITAAEAKLGMKLPEALKMFYMNTANGLFDELLIWCSGLKFSNTDEITGFFESIQGWFGDDDFDFVEESEISPETEEFVNNNYKVFATFYENEDSHYKFFFGKNGKYGISPFQQDGLYFDSEILESEMSLLRYDDFDELMSKFFQRLINIELCRQNLLEDTYWRSLESMEKIR is encoded by the coding sequence ATGGATACTGAACAAATTTTTAAGATGATTATTGAATATGATAATGAACAGTTAGCTGAGGTACTGGACGATACTTTGGATTATACAGCACGTGACAGTAAAGGAGATACTTTTTTACACTGTGCAGCACGGGAAGAAAATCCTGAAGCATTTGAGCTGCTGCTTTCAAAGGGAAAATCGAAGATTGATGAAACGGACAGCAGCGGCAGTTCAGTTTTGAGTACAGCTTGTGCATGGGGTTCGCTGAGGATAGTAGAGCTGATTTTAGCTGATTATGCTTTTGCCTTTGATATAAATGAAGGAATGAAACAGGGGAAGAGGACTCCCTTTACTTTATTAGCCTATTCACGGAATAACGGAGCTGCACAGCAGATGGAAGAAAAGGAACATCTGCTGATGTTAATGACAGCACTTAATGCAAAAACTGATTCTGGAATGCTGAACGGAAGAATTGAAAAATGGCAGGAAGAACGTAAAAATGATATTCTTGAGATCAAAGCAGCGTATTATAATGCCGCTTTGGAATTTGTCGAAAGGATTCAGCCGCTTAACGCTGTAAACCGCTATGCTCTGCGTAAAGCATATTATCAGCTGGCAGAAACTGAATATTATCGCGGTGATCTGGAATCAGCAATGGATCATCTGAATTTTCTTTTCAGCATTGCTGATATGGAAGATGAAAAAGAATTATTTGCAGTGGAATATGAGGAATTACGTGTGCATGTGTATAAGGTTTACGCAGAACGTCATGAAGGCTGGATTCCTTATTATAAAGAAGTTTTACAGACTATAGTTGATAATAATATCCCTTTACAGGATCAGAGTATTTATGAGGATATTATTAATTATAATGTGAATGTAAGCGGTAAATATACTTTACCGCAGAATGAAGCAGCAGTACGGCAGGAAGATGAGAGTTTTCTTGATGCTTTTAACCGTTATAGAAAGATTATCGGTACAGATAAAGGATATGAACTGAAGGAGCCGGCAACAGGCGAAGAAATAACTGCGGCTGAAGCCAAATTAGGAATGAAATTGCCGGAGGCATTGAAGATGTTTTATATGAATACTGCCAACGGGCTTTTCGATGAGCTTTTGATATGGTGCAGCGGACTGAAGTTTTCTAATACTGATGAAATTACCGGTTTTTTTGAAAGTATCCAGGGGTGGTTTGGAGATGATGATTTTGATTTTGTGGAAGAGTCAGAAATAAGTCCGGAAACAGAAGAATTTGTAAATAATAATTATAAAGTATTTGCGACTTTTTATGAAAATGAAGACTCCCATTACAAATTTTTCTTCGGCAAGAATGGAAAGTATGGTATAAGCCCTTTTCAGCAGGATGGTTTATATTTTGATTCTGAAATATTAGAATCTGAGATGTCACTGCTCCGGTACGATGACTTTGATGAATTAATGTCGAAATTCTTTCAGCGTTTAATAAATATAGAATTGTGCAGGCAGAATCTGCTGGAGGATACTTACTGGAGATCGCTGGAATCAATGGAAAAAATACGTTGA